The following proteins come from a genomic window of Daphnia carinata strain CSIRO-1 chromosome 8, CSIRO_AGI_Dcar_HiC_V3, whole genome shotgun sequence:
- the LOC130704089 gene encoding filamin-B-like isoform X1 encodes MEGDDTAYISHSGLVARSPQGHAATSMPIKGNEEIWVEIQTHTFRNWVNDMLKETGFQVRDLSTDLCDGVRLVALIEVLQKRKLRNVLRPVNQHQMLENATTALNAITADGIKLVNIGNVDIVNGNLKLILGLIWSLIVHYQIGRSKFPPKKLMLAWLKAVLPETGVHNFTTDWNSGIRLAALLDYCKPGLFPDWRELDPRNSVENCRRAMELAKKTFDIPMVLEPEYLASPYLDDLSGMTYLSYFMKENSPGFFATLRWVNSQIPQLKIKNFTSNWNDGIAVCSLVRSLGGPVPEFEKLSRDPENWESNLEIGLHGGERLNVEPVLKAVDMADPNVEHLGVMAYAAYFQWVKARPKPCDRLKITPDAKTVRVHNPAGFKIEYLVPDIDIKEITAVVRGPSGEVECRLNLTPTGGSGSFIPTEVGMHELTVYCEGEVVTGCPVRIRALPDLSQIMFSGIDPCALGSIVEVLINSNGAGGGALEVEAKSPTDRILSCPVTNDNGVYTATFQPDEAGEWKISVTYEGEHIQGSPFTCFVFDPHAVKLLDLTGAVPGEKFTFTCDASEAGWGEAKFDLVHRGRSIPHNVREVEKSIYMITFTPQERGKHRVYVYYNGIEVRGSPYSLRVSSGNSADKHNHSRDSKYGATGNVTSSFKSKDTTQDISAEKILRQISANHQRSKANSIYNHRHGHGLSLGADVNNRSLNNSSLLVDKGYSTLATDRRHLTELNQEKSYSSLGRDKRLNSVERENKLLSPEKVLSLRRNSDAVTAQPLSSLFQQNNAEEMNGIGRSTLKTSRDFTTESSRYVNETYEMKSNHLSNKHEYSSNELNSPISHLLANKSERLETSRVDKASNVKVSSMALGATPYRRDSWDAMAKTGIGLSPDDKLNSSPDRFIDRSNATVARNLFDSVHDESDAVHSRLTAKRQIDLTNVTVTGDGLNLASVGRTTTFAIQSRDIDAKDVIVKVTGPNQRVIPVQIQKTVGGVNVSFSATTVGEHVIDIQVKNQRLSGAPFRCFAYNAQEIRVGRVPSGVVGKPVEFEIDGSTAGSGNLEILVNGGHVTSYVRELGDQCFLASFVPHQATVHTIEMKFNGETVRGSPWEVEVSEGSSTMLSKATIKPAVVGGEGVRHFAAGKIASFDLDLHGKNRDAATVSITSPSKRQLSSRIVDGPTNQVHRVEFNPSEVGSYLIDISVDGLKIQGSPFVAKAYDSSLIRVTDVTNGAVGQPCQFRVDASQAGEGQLEISINDGEVPNHVQVLGGGKCLVSFTPEIAKVHTIEIKFNGEVVPGCPFVCKIADTSRVSVSLRNMELVAAGEVAQFEITVDGTANSELAVAVKGPTTNLPVKISGGARNTFTAEFSPREVGSHTISVDYNGLPVTGTPFVCKVYDSKKVYVSPMPTGVLRKNLQFTVDASQAGEGNLEITISARGRNIPTKVHPQGSARFAVSFVPLEAIDHVITITFNKEAVPGSPFNAPVFTEPDRIVVSGQSLASSAVGKTSYFKLSNVTGSVEDIEINVEGPSLGHTVAAQVKDNGDQTFQAEFTPKVAGEHRIHVLYEGQPVSGSPFSCKVYDVTAIKVKEAAKGVVGKPVTFLVETSQAGPGNLEVTVNGGQVPTSAQAHGLHTYAISFTPKDPKPHEVELKFNGENVPGSPFICQVIDSRQVRVTGDGLEKTSVNRPASFLIDVQGQPSTLDVSVLSPSRREVPSVIETVTESRYSVTYTPTEVGDHNIEIKYADLPIHGSPFVVKAYDSARVRVTDVNNGVVGKFVFFSIDASQAGAGNLEIIVSVNGRHVPNYVQSEGNAKFKVSFKPQEPLPHTLSVRFNGEAVPGSPYTCRVTDANQILVSGAGVKMSPLNKPASLLIDSRGAEMSDCKVSVISTSGQDLPVNLEVIEGGKFKADFLPFEVGPHTVSVVMNGDEPVGRSPFICNIYDVSKVLVTGLGCAKVGQSITFTVDASQAGEGTLELVVTTTKSSVKADVRARSRGLYDVTFIPQESVPHFVNITFNDEDVPGSPFKCEISDDGENVGVASRALIETKQATANGDGLKEVALGAPAFFEVDTHGIDGLVDVKIIGPGGSIIGNQITRTKHGIYRVEYEPEVVGTYRVEISHQGKPISNHPFYVEVTDPASVRIAEVHEAYAGKESYFILDTSEAGRGTLHVALRAANQSVKHNVQNLGNGLLKVVYFPKLPIAHRVDLRYSGVHASGCPFELKVKNPYLGKEILAHGMGLYQCRTGQINSFIIDTRGSSTKLFDVVVAGPQDMAVPVRCYQQKDGNLLAQFTAPVSGGYRIDVLYDGKPLRGSPFTAQAYDAQKVTVDNVRSANVSVHDPISFQIRKREAGLTSIDVTVVTPTSKELPLEVKSLPNGEGDLVEYHPTLPGKYCFNVICGGEAIPGSPFIFVAEEEGLAKAHGEGLLHGIEGVPSQFSIDARGLAGEPTVQIDGPDSVCKCQIIRENTGTFRVNFTPLEVGIFDVRVLWNGRDIHGSPFHPKIINPRKVRVIGGWEALVDSKDKLILAVGEEKKISFDTLDAGPGVLMAEIKGPSGQVKTTIETPMPHRTRVCFTPLEVGEYSTKFTWNRVPLPNSPLVGVTSIALPPEESSHVSSNKSRASSISSSGSGGDHKVILTGKGLAKAMVDAEAEFTIDGSRAGPGIPEVTMTGIKSDLDVTLSLIGDNMYRASYKPDAVGVYLLNVMWAERQVKGCPLKVTVTSTVDASKVICSGEGLKWGILGREIKSFIDTRNTGPGELAAQCVGPHKVAFCELFDHRDGTYSLNIKPQEHGRHVLNIKYGGEPVNGSPFSLRVMGAPDATKVRVHGPGIEHGVLATFQSRFLCDTRGAGAGQLTVRVRGPKGAFRVEMQRENQKDRSIVCKYDPTEPGDYRIEVRWSGEHVPGSPFNVMIFDTQEELGRFVQGGYSPQQGNNVGSEFYGGSMGYSTGFGQMNLSAVSWRGSQAQL; translated from the exons ATGGAAGGCGACGACACTGCTTACATTTCGCACAGCGGCCTGGTAGCGCGAAGCCCGCAAGGGCACGCAGCCACCAGTATGCCCATCAAAGGCAACGAGGAGATTTGGGTGGAGATTCAGACGCACACGTTCCGCAACTGGGTAAACGACATGCTCAAGGAGACGGGTTTCCAGGTGCGCGATCTAAGCACGGACCTGTGCGACGGAGTCCGGCTTGTAGCCTTAATCGAGGTCCTTCAAAAGCGCAAACTTCGAAACGTCCTCCGACCCGTCAACCAGCACCAGATGCTGGAAAACGCCACCACCGCCTTGAATGCCATCACGGCTGATGGAATCAAACTTGTCAACATTG GTAACGTGGACATTGTCAATGGAAATCTGAAACTCATTTTGGGCCTCATCTGGTCACTGATTGTGCATTATCAAATCGGGCGTTCCAAATTCCCACCTAAAAAGTTGATGTTGGCATGGCTCAAG GCCGTTTTGCCAGAGACGGGTGTTCACAATTTCACGACCGACTGGAACAGTGGAATACGATTGGCCGCTCTATTGGATTATTGCAAACCTGGTCTGTTCCCTGATTGGCGTGAACTCGATCCCAGAAACAG CGTGGAGAATTGCCGGCGTGCCATGGAACTAGCCAAGAAAACTTTCGACATTCCGATGGTGTTGGAGCCGGAATATTTGGCCTCGCCGTATTTGGATGACCTGTCCGGAATGACTTACCTCTCTTATTTCATGAAAGAGAATAGTCCTGGATTTTTTGCCACACTGCGCTGGGTCAACAGTCAGATACCtcaattgaaaatcaagaATTTCACG TCAAATTGGAATGACGGTATCGCAGTGTGTTCGTTGGTTCGTTCCCTCGGAGGCCCTGTCCCTGAATTTGAGAAGCTCTCGCGCGATCCTGAAAACTGGGAGAGCAATCTTGAAATTG GACTTCATGGAGGTGAACGGCTGAACGTTGAGCCGGTGTTGAAAGCTGTCGATATGGCAGATCCTAATGTTGAACACTTGGGTGTGATGGCCTACGCTGCCTATTTTCAATGGGTAAAGGCACGTCCAAAGCCATGTGACCGATTGAAAATCACGCCCGATGCCAAGACCGTCCGCGTTCATAACCCG gctggtttcaaaattgaataccTGGTGCCAGATATTGACATCAAGGAGATAACAGCGGTGGTGCGGGGGCCCAGCGGCGAAGTAGAGTGTCGTCTCAACTTGACTCCCACGGGTGGATCCGGCTCGTTTATTCCCACAGAAGTCGGCATGCATGAG TTGACTGTGTACTGCGAAGGAGAAGTGGTTACCGGTTGTCCAGTTCGCATCCGTGCTCTGCCGGATCTATCGCAGATCATGTTCTCCGGAATTGATCCGTGTGCGCTCGGCTCCATCGTCGAGGTTTTG ATCAATTCAAACGGTGCCGGTGGAGGGGCGCTGGAAGTGGAGGCTAAATCGCCGACCGATCGCATACTCAGCTGCCCAGTTACCAACGATAATGGAGTGTACACAGCAACGTTCCAGCCGGACGAGGCCGGCGAATGGAAGATATCCGTCACTTATGAAGGAGAGCACATTCAAGGCAGTCCATTCACCTGCTTCGTTTTCGATCCGCACGCAGTCAAA TTGCTGGATTTGACCGGAGCCGTACCTGGCGAGAAATTTACCTTCACTTGCGACGCTTCGGAAGCCGGATGGGGTGAAGCCAAATTCGACCTGGTCCATCGTGGTCGTTCCATACCGCACAATGTCCGCGAGGTGGAGAAAAGCATCTACATGATCACGTTTACGCCGCAGGAACGAGGCAAACATCGTGTCTACGTCTACTATAACGGCATCGAAGTCAGAG GCTCGCCGTACAGTTTACGTGTAAGCAGCGGCAACAGCGCCGATAAGCATAATCACTCACGAGATTCGAAATATGGAGCCACTGGCAACGTCACGTCCAGTTTCAAATCGAAAGACACGACGCAAGACATTTCAGCAGAAA AAATTCTGAGGCAAATCAGTGCTAACCACCAACGAAGCAAAGCTAATTCCATTTACAATCATCGGCACGGCCACGGTCTTTCGCTCGGcgcag ATGTCAACAACCGATCATTGAATAACTCGTCGTTATTAGTGGACAAGGGCTACAGCACGTTGGCCACCGACCGTCGCCATCTAACGGAATTAAATCAAGAGAAAAGCTATTCGAGCCTCGGTCGTGACAAACGGCTGAACTCGGTCGAGCGTGAAAACAAATTACTGTCGCCGGAGAAGGTCCTGTCGCTAAGACGCAACTCGGACGCTGTGACGGCCCAGCCGTTGAGCTCCCTCTTTCAGCAGAACAATGCGGAAGAAATGAACGGGATTGGAAGATCGACGTTGAAGACGTCGCGTGATTTCACGACCGAATCGAGTCGTTACGTCAATGAGACGTACGAAATGAAATCCAATCACTTGTCGAATAAACACGAATATTCTTCCAATGAGCTCAACTCTCCCATCAGCCATCTGTTGGCCAATAAAAGCGAAAGACTTGAAACGAGTCGAGTGGACAAGGCGTCGAATGTCAAAG TGTCTTCCATGGCGCTGGGTGCCACGCCCTATCGTCGAGACTCGTGGGATGCGATGGCTAAAACAGGAATTGGTCTCAGTCCCGATGATAAATTAAACAGCTccccag ACCGATTCATTGACAGATCGAATGCGACAGTGGCGCGCAACCTGTTTGATTCGGTCCACGATGAATCTGACGCTGTCCATTCACGTTTAACCGCCAAACGTCAGATCGACTTAACCAACGTGACGGTGACGGGCGACGGTTTGAATTTGGCGTCAGTCGGACGCACCACTACTTTCGCCATCCAGTCACGCGACATCGATGCCAAGGATGTCATCGTTAAAGTCACAG GTCCCAACCAGCGCGTCATTCCCGTTCAGATTCAGAAAACCGTTGGAGGTGTGAACGTGTCGTTCAGCGCCACCACAGTCGGTGAACACGTCATAGATATTCAAGTGAAGAATCAACGTCTTTCCGGTGCTCCCTTCAG aTGTTTTGCCTACAATGCCCAGGAAATTCGAGTCGGCCGTGTGCCTAGTGGCGTAGTGGGCAAACCAGTGGAATTCGAAA tcgATGGTTCGACAGCCGGATCGGGTAATCTAGAGATACTCGTCAACGGAGGACACGTGACTAGTTACGTTCGTGAGCTTGGCGATCAGTGTTTCTTAGCTTCGTTTGTGCCCCATCAAGCCACTGTTCACACCATTGAG aTGAAATTCAACGGTGAAACTGTGCGGG GCAGTCCATGGGAAGTAGAGGTGTCTGAGGGATCGAGCACAATGCTGTCGAAGGCAACCATCAAACCGGCCGTCGTCGGAGGTGAAGGAGTGCGCCATTTCGCAGCGGGCAAGATCGCCTCGTTCGATTTGGATTTGCACGGGAAAAACCGCGACGCAGCCACCGTTTCCATCACGAGTCCATCCAAGAGACAACTCTCATCGCGCATTGTTGACGGGCCAACTAACCAAGTGCACCGTGTCGAATTCAACCCATCGGAAGTGGGCAGCTACCTGATAGACATCAGCGTTGACGGACTCAAGATCCAGGGCAGTCCCTTTGTGGCCAAAGCCTACGACAGCTCGCTCATTCGTGTCACCGACGTCACCAATGGCGCTGTTGGCCAGCCGTGCCAATTTCGAG TGGATGCGAGCCAAGCTGGCGAAGGACAGCTGGAGATATCCATTAATGATGGAGAAGTACCGAATCATGTCCAGGTGCTCGGAGGTGGCAAGTGTTTAGTTAGTTTCACTCCCGAAATTGCCAAAGTTCACACCATCGAA ATTAAATTCAATGGAGAAGTTGTACCAG GATGCCCATTTGTGTGCAAAATAGCCGACACCAGCCGGGTATCCGTTTCGCTGCGCAACATGGAACTTGTTGCCGCGGGTGAAGTGGCTCAATTTGAAATCACCGTCGACGGAACTGCCAACTCTGAACTAGCCGTCGCTGTTAAAG GCCCTACCACCAATTTACCGGTCAAAATATCCGGCGGTGCGCGCAATACTTTCACGGCCGAGTTCAGTCCGCGTGAGGTTGGCTCACATACCATCAGCGTCGATTACAACGGATTACCTGTCACTGGTACGCCGTTCGTCTGCAAAGTTTATGATTCAAAGAAGGTCTACGTCAGTCCCATGCCGACCGGCGTACTCCGGAAGAATTTACAGTTCACCG TGGACGCCAGTCAAGCAGGAGAAGGCAATTTGGAAATCACCATCAGCGCGCGAGGTCGCAATATTCCGACAAAAGTTCATCCACAAGGAAGTGCTCGCTTCGCAGTCAGCTTCGTCCCTTTGGAGGCCATCGACCACGTGATTACCATCACATTTAACAAAGAAGCTGTGCCTG GATCGCCGTTTAACGCTCCCGTTTTCACCGAGCCCGATCGCATCGTTGTCAGCGGCCAATCACTAGCTTCATCTGCTGTCGGCAAAACTTCATATTTCAAGTTGAGCAACGTCACAGGCAGCGTTGAAGATATTGAAATCAACGTTGAAG GGCCATCTTTGGGACATACGGTGGCCGCTCAAGTGAAAGACAATGGAGACCAAACGTTCCAGGCAGAGTTTACGCCCAAAGTGGCTGGCGAACATCGCATTCATGTCCTATACGAAGGCCAGCCTGTTTCTGGATCACCATTTAGCTGCAAGGTCTATGACGTGACTGCCATCAAAGTCAAAGAAGCGGCTAAAGGCGTCGTCGGGAAGCCCGTCACCTTTTTAG TTGAAACTAGCCAAGCGGGGCCTGGTAATTTGGAGGTGACCGTCAATGGTGGCCAAGTACCTACGTCGGCTCAAGCACACGGCCTGCACACCTACGCCATCTCGTTCACACCTAAAGACCCAAAGCCACACGAAGTAGAGCTTAAATTTAATGGAGAAAATGTTCCAG GGAGTCCTTTTATTTGTCAAGTGATCGACTCTCGCCAGGTTCGTGTAACTGGCGATGGATTAGAGAAAACATCTGTCAACCGTCCAGCCTCTTTTCTTATCGACGTTCAAGGCCAGCCAAGCACATTAGACGTTAGCGTTCTATCACCGTCACGTCGTGAAGTTCCTTCTGTAATTGAAACTGTGACAGAATCTCGTTATTCTGTTACCTACACACCAACGGAAGTCG GTGATCAcaatattgaaattaaataCGCCGACCTTCCTATCCACGGAAGTCCATTTGTGGTCAAAGCTTACGATTCGGCAAGAGTCCGCGTCACTGATGTCAACAATGGGGTGGTCGGcaaattcgttttcttcagcA TCGATGCCAGTCAAGCGGGAGCCGGAAATTTGGAGATAATCGTTTCTGTCAATGGCCGACATGTTCCGAATTACGTCCAATCCGAAGGCAACGCCAAATTCAAAGTCAGCTTCAAACCTCAGGAGCCTCTCCCGCATACGCTGAGCGTACGATTCAACGGAGAAGCTGTTCCAG GGTCACCGTACACGTGCCGAGTGACGGATGCCAACCAAATTCTGGTATCGGGAGCTGGCGTTAAAATGTCGCCACTCAACAAGCCTGCGTCTCTGCTAATCGATTCACGTGGAGCTGAAATGTCCGACTGTAAAGTCAGTGTCATTTCTACTAGTGGGCAAGACCTTCCTGTCAACCTAGAAGTCATAGAAGGTGGTAAATTTAAAGCGGATTTCCTTCCATTCGAAGTTG GTCCCCATACTGTATCAGTGGTGATGAATGGGGATGAACCAGTTGGAAGAAGTCCTTTCATCTGTAACATCTACGACGTATCAAAAGTATTAGTCACTGGATTGGGCTGTGCCAAA GTCGGGCAGTCCATCACCTTTACAGTAGATGCATCCCAAGCTGGTGAAGGGACGCTGGAACTTGTGGTGACAACAACAAAGTCGTCGGTCAAAGCAGACGTACGTGCACGAAGTCGTGGTCTGTACGATGTCACCTTCATCCCACAGGAATCTGTGCCTCATTTTGTGAATATCACGTTTAACGACGAAGACGTACCAG GGAGCCCATTCAAATGCGAAATCAGTGATGACGGTGAAAATGTTGGAGTGGCCAGTCGGGCACTAATCGAAACGAAACAGGCAACTGCCAACGGAGATGGTCTTAAAGAAGTTGCTCTAGGAGCACCAGCCTTTTTCGAGGTCGACACTCACGGCATTGACGGTTTGGTTGACGTCAAAATCATTG GACCTGGAGGAAGCATCATTGGCAATCAGATTACCAGGACGAAACATGGAATCTATCGTGTAGAATACGAGCCTGAAGTAGTTGGTACCTATCGAGTGGAAATCTCGCATCAGGGCAAACCCATTTCCAATCACCCGTTCTATGTAGAAGTCACCGATCCAGCCTCAGTCCGTATTGCCGAAGTGCACGAAGCTTACGCCGGCAAAGAAAGCTACTTTATAC TTGATACTTCGGAAGCCGGTCGTGGAACTCTGCACGTAGCTCTGCGAGCGGCCAACCAAAGTGTCAAGCATAATGTCCAAAACTTAGGCAATGGACTACTGAAAGTAGTTTATTTTCCTAAATTACCGATCGCACATCGGGTCGATCTGAGATACAGCGGCGTCCATGCTTCAG GTTGTCCATTCGAGCTTAAGGTGAAAAATCCTTATTTGGGCAAAGAGATATTGGCCCACGGTATGGGTCTTTACCAATGCCGAACCGGTCAGATCAACTCGTTTATAATTGACACGCGCGGCAGTAGCACCAAATTATTCGACGTTGTAGTAGCCGGACCCCAAGACATGGCCGTGCCAGTTCGATGCTATCAGCAAAAGGACGGCAACCTACTGGCCCAGTTTACAGCACCAGTTTCAGGTGGCTATAGGATCGATGTTCTTTACGATGGCAAACCACTTCGCGGATCACCTTTCACTGCTCAGGCGTATGACGCTCAGAAAGTGACGGTCGACAATGTTCGCAGTGCCAACGTCTCGGTCCACGATCCCATTTCTTTccaaa TTCGCAAACGAGAAGCCGGCCTCACTTCCATTGACGTCACAGTGGTTACACCCACGTCGAAAGAGTTGCCGCTTGAAGTCAAATCGCTTCCAAATGGAGAGGGTGATTTAGTCGAGTATCATCCGACGCTTCCTGGAAAATATTGTTTTAACGTCATTTGTGGCGGCGAAGCAATACCAGGCTCACCTTTCATTTTCGTTGCCGAAGAAGAAGGATTGGCCAAAGCTCACGGTGAAGGATTGCTTCACGGTATCGAAGGAGTGCCTTCACAATTCAGTATTGACGCCCGGGGACTTGCCGGTGAACCAACTGTCCAg ATTGATGGACCGGATAGCGTCTGCAAATGTCAAATCATACGAGAAAACACTGGAACGTTCCGAGTGAATTTCACACCACTCGAAGTTGGCATTTTTGACGTTCGCGTTTTGTGGAACGGCCGAGATATTCACGGCTCACCTTTCCATCCGAAAATCATTAATCCACGAAAAGTTCGCGTTATCGGGGGATGGGAGGCACTTGTTGATAGCAAAGATAAACTGATTCTCGCCGTaggtgaagaaaagaaaattagtttTGACACTTTGGATGCTGGACCAG GTGTACTGATGGCCGAAATCAAGGGTCCATCGGGTCAGGTGAAAACAACGATCGAAACACCAATGCCACATCGTACTAGGGTATGTTTCACTCCACTGGAAGTAGGTGAATATTCCACCAAGTTCACCTGGAACCGCGTGCCTTTACCCAACTCACCCCTTGTGGGCGTCACCAGTATCGCTCTCCCTCCTGAAGAAAGTAGTCACGTATCCTCTAACAAATCTCGAGCCAGTAGCATCAGTAGCTCGGGTAGCGGAGGTGACCATAAAGTCATCCTAACAGGAAAAGGCCTAGCCAAAGCTATGGTCGATGCCGAAGCTGAATTTACCATTGACGGATCACGGGCTGGCCCAG gaattccgGAGGTGACGATGACTGGCATCAAATCGGATTTAGACGTAACGTTAAGTTTAATCGGTGATAACATGTATAGAGCAAGTTACAAACCAGACGCTGTTGGTGTTTACCTGTTGAACGTTATGTGGGCGGAAAG GCAAGTGAAAGGGTGCCCTTTAAAAGTTACAGTCACCTCGACCGTGGATGCCTCCAAAGTCATTTGCTCCGGTGAAGGACTGAAATGGGGAATCTTAGGCCGAGAAATCAAGAGTTTTATTGACACCCGTAATACTGGACCTG GTGAACTTGCCGCTCAATGCGTTGGCCCGCACAAAGTTGCATTTTGTGAATTGTTCGACCACCGTGACGGAACTTACAGTTTGAACATCAAACCACAAGAACATGGTCGTCACGTTCTTAATATAAAATATGGAG gggaacCTGTTAACGGCAGTCCCTTCAGTTTGCGTGTAATGGGGGCACCCGACGCCACAAAAGTGAGAGTACACGGGCCAGGCATTGAACACGGTGTCTTGGCCACGTTTCAAAGCCGGTTCTTGTGTGACACTCGTGGAGCCGGTGCCGGTCAGTTGACCGTACGTGTACGAGGACCCAAAG GGGCGTTCCGAGTTGAAATGCAAAGAGAAAATCAGAAGGATCGCTCAATAGTCTGCAAATATGATCCAACAGAGCCTGGAGATTACCGAATAGAAGTGCGGTGGTCCGGAGAGCACGTCCCTGGATCTCCATTCAACGTTATGATTTTCGATACGCAAGAGGAACTCGGCCGATTCGTTCAg GGTGGTTATTCTCCGCAGCAAGGCAACAACGTTGGAAGTGAATTTTACGGAGGAAGTATGGGCTATTCAACTGGATTTGGACAGATGAATCTAAGCGCAGTGTCTTGGCGAGGGTCTCAGGCGCAGCTGTAA